The proteins below come from a single Arthrobacter sp. zg-Y1171 genomic window:
- a CDS encoding low molecular weight phosphatase family protein produces MRPTAAPFRILTVCTGNICRSPMAERLLQAGLDSVAPGEFEVTSAGTGALVGSGIEPHVAGFVNIFGGDSAGFAARQLSAEILEGQDLVLGMTRAHRSRIVDLAPALLRRTFTLRELARLLPLVDADPDAPAAERWQTAMARALRLRSAHPAGPEEDDVVDPYRRSDDVYQQMVRELTPAVGELLAWERRYR; encoded by the coding sequence ATGAGACCCACCGCTGCTCCGTTCCGAATCCTGACTGTCTGCACCGGCAACATCTGCCGCTCCCCGATGGCCGAGCGCCTGCTCCAGGCCGGACTGGACAGCGTTGCCCCCGGTGAATTCGAAGTCACCAGCGCAGGCACCGGCGCCCTGGTCGGATCCGGCATCGAACCGCACGTGGCCGGTTTCGTGAACATTTTCGGCGGCGACTCCGCCGGCTTCGCCGCACGGCAGCTCTCTGCGGAGATTCTCGAGGGGCAGGACCTCGTGCTGGGCATGACCCGGGCCCACCGGAGCAGGATCGTGGACCTCGCCCCGGCGTTGCTGCGGCGCACCTTTACGCTGCGCGAACTGGCCCGCCTGCTCCCGCTGGTCGACGCGGACCCCGATGCCCCGGCCGCCGAACGGTGGCAGACGGCAATGGCCCGGGCGCTGCGGCTCCGCAGCGCCCATCCGGCGGGACCGGAGGAAGACGACGTAGTGGACCCCTACCGCCGCAGCGACGACGTCTACCAGCAGATGGTCCGCGAGCTGACTCCGGCGGTGGGTGAGCTGCTCGCCTGGGAGCGCCGCTACCGGTGA
- a CDS encoding alternate-type signal peptide domain-containing protein — translation MAKGALAIGIGSAMLLGGGGTLAVWNDSQTANAGTIVSGDLDVTAAPGKWTNKAGTEIDITKYMVVPGDELTFTQDVSLQLDGDQMKATLVINEDVSNGFTGSAKPVPTLTQGGKPLNAANLTAANDVDRAGVVTAKAVFVFNKDTGARTDTNVSLDLSRVNYVLTQVAK, via the coding sequence ATGGCTAAGGGTGCACTGGCAATCGGTATCGGCTCGGCAATGCTGCTCGGCGGCGGCGGAACGCTCGCCGTCTGGAACGATTCCCAGACTGCGAACGCCGGCACCATCGTCTCCGGTGACCTTGACGTGACCGCCGCGCCGGGTAAGTGGACCAACAAGGCCGGTACCGAAATCGACATCACCAAGTACATGGTTGTACCGGGCGATGAACTGACCTTCACCCAGGATGTCAGCCTGCAGCTCGACGGTGACCAGATGAAGGCGACGCTGGTTATCAACGAGGACGTCAGCAACGGCTTCACGGGCAGCGCCAAGCCGGTTCCCACCCTGACCCAGGGCGGCAAGCCCCTGAACGCGGCGAACCTGACCGCCGCGAACGACGTCGACAGGGCGGGAGTGGTCACCGCCAAGGCCGTCTTCGTCTTCAACAAGGACACCGGCGCCCGCACGGACACCAACGTCAGCCTGGACCTCTCCCGCGTGAACTACGTCCTGACCCAGGTCGCCAAGTAG
- a CDS encoding signal peptidase I, with amino-acid sequence MSSGRRTAEKPASPLRFIGTGLSYIALCATALVALVLVVIPLVTGSQTFSVLTSSMAPHYAPGTFLVVKPTPFEELRVGDVITYQIESGSSAVITHRITSVGTAQDGERTLITKGDNNDVADAEPVREVQVRGKLFYAVPFVGFAANALGNSDRGAALQWGAVALMGYGIISMVRGALAKKRGDGETPQADNDDPDNGSTDDGADPFFAFRTQDPLDHDDPVLEECEHCNHDSAHPHVRSHRKPVAV; translated from the coding sequence ATGTCGAGTGGCCGCAGGACAGCAGAGAAGCCCGCCAGCCCGCTGCGTTTCATCGGAACCGGTCTGAGCTACATCGCCCTGTGCGCCACGGCCCTCGTTGCCCTGGTCCTTGTAGTCATTCCCCTCGTGACCGGCTCGCAGACCTTCAGCGTCCTGACCAGCTCCATGGCTCCGCACTACGCCCCCGGCACCTTCCTGGTCGTCAAGCCCACCCCGTTCGAGGAACTGCGCGTAGGTGACGTGATCACCTACCAGATCGAGTCCGGCAGCTCTGCCGTCATCACCCACCGGATCACGTCCGTGGGCACCGCGCAGGACGGCGAACGCACCCTGATCACCAAGGGCGACAACAATGACGTTGCCGACGCAGAGCCTGTGCGCGAAGTCCAGGTCCGCGGCAAGCTTTTCTACGCCGTACCGTTTGTAGGTTTTGCCGCCAATGCCCTGGGTAACTCGGACCGCGGAGCGGCACTCCAATGGGGTGCTGTCGCACTCATGGGCTACGGGATCATCTCCATGGTCCGCGGCGCGCTGGCCAAGAAACGCGGTGACGGGGAAACCCCGCAGGCAGACAACGACGATCCGGATAATGGTTCCACCGACGACGGCGCGGACCCGTTCTTCGCCTTCCGCACCCAGGACCCGCTGGATCATGACGATCCCGTCCTGGAAGAGTGCGAGCACTGCAACCACGACAGCGCCCACCCGCATGTCCGCAGCCACCGGAAGCCCGTAGCCGTCTAA